The Arachis hypogaea cultivar Tifrunner chromosome 14, arahy.Tifrunner.gnm2.J5K5, whole genome shotgun sequence DNA window cttctagaattattatttctttatatatataaatatgtataagcatTAGAATTATCGTAACcgttgattaacctttgctttacgatgtgAGGTtaggcttagggtaattggggtgttacatttagtggtatcagagtggttcgtcctcgtgagcctgagggatggactgattatgcttcattgcatactctgtgtctttttctttgatgctatttaggttatctgctTGATATTGCATgtcatgcttgtttgtgagtgcttttttgggataattgaagcactaggcttttgataatGAGACTGATCACCTTTGTATCGATTGTTTGGTCTAGACAGGAATCCTAATGGCTACTCAGAAGAGATTGGAAATGAACAACCTTCCGTTAACATGTCGAGTTCATGGCGGCGATGGCTAATCTTTCTAATACCATGGAGGCGAATGCCGGTGCGACTTTGCAAGCTGTGCAAAGGTTAGGTCAACCAACGAGAAACGGAAACGGTAATGAAAATGGGAATGATAATGGGGACGGAAATGGTAATGATTTGGGAGGTGCTCCGATGACCTTGGTTTCATTTCTCAAGGTTCATCCACCGACTTTTAGAGGTTTGACCAACCCTACTGAAGTGGATAATTGGTTCCAGGATATGAAGTGTGCGCTACAAGCCCAGCATGTTTCGAACAACCAGTTTGTAGAGTTTGCTGCGTATCAACTCTTACGAGAGGCTTAGCACTGGTGGCAAGGAGAATGCCGCTTACTACAGCTTCAGAACGACGACATTCCTTGGGATGTATTCCAGACGGCCTTCTACAAGAAATATTTTCCTGAATCAGTCAGAGAGGCGAGGGAGTTGgagcttatgcagctgaagcaaggctcTTTGTCTGTGGTGGATTACACTAGTCAGTTTGAGGAGCTTTGTAGGTTTTCTACGGTGTGTCAAGGTGCCCCGGAGTCCTATGAGAGTTGAAAATGTATTAAATACCAAGGTGGCTTGATGGTTACTATTATGACTGCTGTGGCTACTTTGGAGATTCGGAACTTTTCTGAGCTTGTGAACAAGGTGAGGGTAGTTGAAGAGTGTGCAAAGAAAGTAGCATCGTCAAGAGACATTCATGGAGGAAACATTAACCGTGGACGTAGCAAGTACTTTCAACCAAGAGCTTAGAACTTCAGGAGAGGAGGACATGTACCTCAAGCTCAAGGAGGCTTTACGAGAAATAACTATGACCAGTACCAGCATGCCAAAGGGAGAGGAAATTAGAGTAAGGTTTCTCCGGATTTAACTTGTGATCGTTGTGGATGTTTTCATCTGAATGACTCGTGCAAACTGGGTATAGGTGGTTGCTTCAATTGCGGATTGCCTGGTCACATGGAAAGAGATTGTACTCATGGAATGAACCCGAATGCGGGTCGGAATCAACAACAAGGGAGAGTATTTACTGTGAACGCCAATGATGCTGCTAAGGCAGATCCTCTGATGAGAGGTAACTGTTTAATTGGTGATAAAATATTGGTTGCACTGTATGATACTGGAGCTTCACATTCAATTATTTCATTTGATAAGGTTGAGGAACTAGGATTGAAAGTGTCAGAGTTATCATTTGACTTGCATGTGCATACCCCGTCTCAGACGGTTGTGACTAGGTCAGGTTGTAGGGaagtaggtttcaagcttgagAATAGAGAATTTTTCATGACTTAATCTGTTTGACAATGGATGGGTTGCAGATGATTTTGGAGTTTGATTGGATGTCCAAGAATCGGGTTTTGTTAGATTGCTTTGAACGATCTATTCGGTTTATACCGAAAGGAGAAAGAAGAGCTGTGGTAGCTGAAGGTTATTATCTGAACTCTGTTTTAGTGAACTATAGTAGAGaagagtgtcagggttatatATTGTTGGCTACGAATGCGTTAGGTGATGAGTAGAGGTTGGACCAAATTCCAGTGGTTAGAGACTTTCTTGAAGTTTTTTCTAAGGATATTCCTAAATTTCCACCTCAAAGAGAGATTGAATTTGCAATTGATTTGGTGTCAGGAGCTGGACCAGTGTCAATTGCACCATATCGGATGGCTCTGATAGAGCTGGTTGAATTAAAGACTCAAttggaagagcttctgaacaaCAGGTTCATTCGACTGAGTGTATCTCCATGGGGAGCACAACTTTcattggtaaagaagaaagatggaggaaTGCAACTTTGCGTAGATTACCGACAGTTAAACAAAGTGACTGTGAAGAACAAGAACCCATTGCCTAGGATAGATGACTTATCAGATTAATTGCAAGGAGCTGGGGTATTTTCTAAGATTGATTTAAGAACTggttaccatcagataagggtgaaggAGGATGACATTTCGAAAATTGCATTTAGAACGCGCTATGAACACTACGAGTTTGtagtgatgtcttttgggttgacgaatgcacCTGCTatgttcatggattacatgaacagcgtatttcgtccctttttggacaaattcgtGGTGGTGTTGATAGACGACATTCTAGTTTACTCAAAGACGGCAGaaaaacatgaagaacacttaagAATTGTGTTGTAAATCCTGAAGGAGCGAAAATTGTATGCCGAGTTgtcgaagtgtgagttttggaaagaAGAAGTGATGTTCTTAGGTCACATGGTGAGTAAGGACGGAATAGTGGTGGGCCCTTCGAaagtggaggctgtgatggaatgGGAGAAACCGACTACGGTGATTGAggttaggagtttcttgggtttTCCCGGtgatgcatgaaattgtgattcacacttttcacaactccggtgcaactaaccagcaagtgcactgggtcgtccaagtaataaaccttacgtgagtaagggtcgatcccacagagattgtcggcttgaagcaagctatggtcatccttgtaaatctcagtcaggtggattctaATGGttgttatgaggttttgataattaaaagataaataaaataaaataaagttacttatgtaattcattggtgggaatttcagataagcgtctggagatgctttgttgctcctgaacctctactttcctattgccttcttccaaccatgcgtgctcccttccatggcaagctgtaggatcctctcagtgaaaatggtcctctacgatttctgcACGACTAATCaattgtcagatttctcgtctcggatgaaaaatagcaggtacagctaccgcatggctaatcatctatcagttccggctagcgtcggaataggatccattgatccttttgcacactatcacttgcacccaacatttgtaggtttgaagctcttcacagtcatcccttcccagatcttactcggaataccacagacaaggtttagacttttcggatcccaggaatgctgccaatggttctagcctataccacaaagatactaatctcacagactcagtccgtgtattagatatccaagagaatatactccggctgtcatccaatgactacgttgaatatcatgtagaccgcttgtggttgtcaggcacacagatcttggctaagcgagtaacgaagatagtgggtgattgtcacgggtcaccccttcattctgacttaactaaattaagtacaagagtatatcttggagaagaagtaggcgtgaattgaaaggaAAACAATAgtgcttgcattaattcatgaagaacagcagagctccacaccttaatcaatgcgttgtagaaactccaccgtagaaaatacattagTGAAAGAGggttaggcatggccgaatggccagcctcccatggaggtctcaaaGTGTCAAAGTTACATGATatgatccaaagatggtcaaaagacctgaaataaatctctaaaagtagtttttatactaaactagttactagggtttacagaaaatgagtaactaagtgcagatagtgcagaaatctacttccggggaccacttggtgtgtgcttgggctgagcattgaagcttttttgtgcttaggctgtttttggagttaaacgccagcttgggtgccagtttgggtgttttacgcctgttttagtgccagttctggcgttttacgccagaattctttggtgtgtgtttggatgtcagtttgggccattaaactcgggcaaagtatgaactattatatattgctggaaagcccaggatgtctactttccaacgcaattgagagtgtgccaattgggcttctgcagctccagaaaatttacttcaaatgcaagagggtcagaatccaacagcatctgcagtccttttttagcttctgaatcagatttttgctcaggtccctcaacttcagccagaaaatacctgaaatcacagaaaaatacacaaactcatagtaaagtccagaaatgtgatttttgaataaaaactaataaatatataataaaaaataactaaaacatactaaaaactatataaaaacaatgccaaaaagggtataaattatccgctcatcagccggaTATTACCAACGATTCattgatgcatttttttgaaTTGCATTACTGATGACCAAGTTAACCCAGAAGGAAGTATTGTTTATGTGGACGATGAAGTGCGAGGAGAGTTTTCAGACTTTGAAACAAAAGTTGACTTCGGCGCCTGTTTTGATTTTGCCAAAACCGcatgaaccgtttgaagtgtactGTTATGCTTTGTTGAAGGGAttgggttgcgtgttgatgcaatACCATAATGTAGTGGCTTATGCATCGCGCCAACTGAGACCACACGAGGTAaattacccaactcatgacttggaattggtGGTGATTGTGTTTGCGTTGACGATTTGGAGGCATTACTTGTACGGAGTGAGTTTTAGAGTCTTGTCTGATCACAAGAGTCTTAAGTATATCTTTAattagaaagagcttaatatgcatcagaggaggtggatggagctgcttaaggattatgattttgaactgaGTTATCATCCTGGGAAGGCTAATGTGGTAGCGGACGCTTTGAGTCGAAAGTCTTTGACGATAGCTTAGATGAGGATTAAAGAAGAGCAGTTAGAGGATAAATTTGTAgatcttaagttggacattgatGAAGTGGCCGGAAAAGCTTGTTTGAACCTGTTGCAAATTTCAAGTACTTTTAAATCAGAAATTCTGAAGGCTCAGCAAAATGGACAAGAACTTCAGAAGATGTTTCAACCGATTGGTAAGAAGAGGCGTGGGGAGTTTACTAAGGATGAGGAAGGGTTGTGGCGGTATAAAGGGAGAATTTGTGTGCTGGATGTCGGAAGTTTGAGATAAGAGTTGTTATCGAAAGCTCATAACAGCAGGTTTTCTATTCATCCAGGAAGTACGAAGATGTACTATAATCTAAAGAAGATGTCATGGTGGCCTGGGATGAAGGTTGATGTAGCTACAGTTGTATCCAAGTGTTTGACGTGTCAGAAGGTGAAGATAGAGCACCAGAGACCGTCGGAAACGTTAAAGCCACTTGAGATTCCTTAGTGGAAGTGGGGAGGAATTGCAATGAATTTTGTGATCGGTCACCAAGGACTAGGTCAGGATCTGATGCGATTTGGGTGATCGGGGATCGTTTAACCAAGTCTGCTCATTTCCTGCCTGTCTGAGTGAACTATTCTATGGAGGAATTGGCGAGAttgtacataaaggagattgtaagGTTGCACGGCGTGCCATCGAGTATAATGTCGgaccgtgatccccgattcacatcaaggttttggggagctttccaaaaAGCTTTCGGTATGAGACTATGTCTCAGCACGGCATATCGTTTGCAAACGGATGGACGGTTGGAACGAACTATTCAGACattggaggatatgctaagggcaTGGGTCTTGGATCAACTGGGAAGTTGATGACCGAAAATTTGCACAACACCAATTCCTTCGGTAAGTGTACCGAATCGTTAAGTAATAACTCACTGTTGAGTGAGATCGATCCCACAgaaattgatggattaagcaactttagttaggtgatttatctagtcaagcgaatatttgatgattttgtgtAATTGAGTGAACAAAATTGTAATTGACAAAGAAAGTAAGTGTActaaaattaaattgctgaagaatagagagctgaaagtaaattgtGAAAGGTAAATGGcggaacttaaatgacaagaatctAAAGAgatgaaacttaaatgacaaggaagtaaaaggaagaatgtaaatagcaatgaaagataaattgcatgaaatgtaaatgggttCTTGGTGCTGGGAATCAAagataacaagaaatttaaagtaattgaaaggaataacaataatgggcgtgattcattagggattggagatattataatccttcatgaatcaatgagtctcaacttcattctcaatcatatgaagtagataTATGGCGGATTGTAAATAATTgagttccaattccttggcatcccaatttctcttaacacaatcaat harbors:
- the LOC112742663 gene encoding uncharacterized protein, with translation MAAMANLSNTMEANAGATLQAVQRLGQPTRNGNGNENGNDNGDGNGNDLGGAPMTLVSFLKTAFYKKYFPESVREARELELMQLKQGSLSVVDYTSQFEELCRFSTIRNFSELVNKVRVVEECAKKVASSRDIHGGNINRGRGCFNCGLPGHMERDCTHGMNPNAGRNQQQGRVFTVNANDAAKADPLMRGNCLIGDKILVALYDTGASHSIISFDKVEELGLKVSELSFDLHVHTPSQTMILEFDWMSKNRVLLDCFERSIRFIPKGERRAVVAEGAGPVSIAPYRMALIELVELKTQLEELLNNRFIRLSVSPWGAQLSLIRVKEDDISKIAFRTRYEHYEFVVMSFGLTNAPAMFMDYMNSERKLYAELSKCEFWKEEVMFLGHMVSKDGIVVGPSKVEAVMEWEKPTTVIEVRSFLGFPGDA